The region TCTTCGATACCTGATCTCTCTGATTTATGGGAAGGAGTCTGCGACTTTAAGACATGAGTGTCTGACAAATTGCGTAACATGTCTGATATGTCTGAGAGGGCACTCTCATGTACTGGGCTGACTGGAGTGCACTTTATTGTATCAGTTAAATCAGTCTTGGTCATAGCAGGAAGAGAGTTTAACACTTTCCCTGGGAGAGAAGCAGTAACTAAACACTGATTCCTTTTGCCTTTGGATAAATCTATTGGTTGGTCTTTGTCAATCTGATAGACATCTGGATGTAATGGTTCTGGTTTTGAGGTTGATATCGGAGATGAAGCCACCGCAGCCCTCTCTGCCATGCTGTTGCTCATCTTTAGAAGCATACTCATAGGATCCTCAACTGGCTTCACAGGATTGGCCGCTTTACCTAAATGAAGATTCATGACTGACTGAAGGGCATTTAAAGGACTAACAAATGGTTGTTTTGGCTCTGGGTGAACAGTTATTACTGCGCTGTCGTCACAGAAAGCTAAAGAGGTTGTGAAgctttcattacatttttttgaaTCCCTCTCACTTGCATTATTCTCTGAGCCAGTAATCTCGTTATCTTTGTTCTTTAGTGTTTCATGTCCCTCTACTGTGGGAGAATTGGATGCTGATTTCCTGTCTGCACTTGTATTGGAGGAGGTTATAAAGTATCTTGCTAAGGAAACCTGTTCATCTTTGTCCTTTCTTGTTTCCTCAGCAATGTTCTGTGTTACATTCTTCACCAGTTCCTCCATCGCATGTAGTTTTACTTTGGGTGAAGGAGCGCTGTGTTGAGGGATGGGAAAGATTTCACTTTTGTCAAGACATGGAACTTCCACACCATGCACCAGTTGCTGTATGCAGGAGTTGTAGAGAGAAGGCTTTGTGTTATTCTGCAACTGATAAGCAGCATGAATGCTCTGATATCCGCCCCAGCTGGGAGTGCCCTTCTGTGCTTTGTTGATGGCAGTAGTTACAGTGTTCTCCAGGGACTTGAGGATATCCAGGTTCATTTTTGGACTCTCCAGCAGGTCCTCCTCAGTAAGATAATCATATTTTGAAGAAATACTGTATCTCTCCTCTGCATTGTTGTCATTTCCTGGTTCTTTACCATGCTTTTCTTTTAGAAAGGTCTTTCTTTCCAGTTCTGACTTCTTTAGAGGAGTAGTGGTATGTGGTGATTCAGTGGTTCCATTTGGTGAAGAAGTGGAGGAACTTTGTTTCTCTATTGGCGTCTTCTCCTTTTTCATCTTAATTTTCCCAGGCAAGGATATTTGTTCAGAAATGCATGTGTCCATTTTTTGGAGAGACTGACTGGCTTTAACAAAGTGACCTGTCAGCATAATGTGGGCACTTAACTGCTGGAAAGACTCAAATGATTGTCCACACTCCATACACCTCAAAATCTGTGACTTAATCTGCATGGTGTTGCTCACACCCTTACGGTCCATGAGACTCTCCTTGTTAACATCAGAAACCTTGGGAAGACTAACATTTACTGGACTCCCTTTAGAAGACACTTTCTGATCAGTGGTATTCAGTTTAGTTATATCTAATTCCACCGGTACTTTCTTTCTGAAAGATGAGATAACTTTAGCAGCAGCAATCGATGTTCCAGGTTCCTTCAGAGGCACTTTTTGGTAGTGTTTGGTTTTGATCATGTGTACACTGAGGTCTTGCAAGGATTCAAAAGAGTGACCACAATACATACAGCGTAGTACCTTCTGGGCATCCTCCTTACCCTCCAGTTCCATTAAAGAGCGTTTGCGTGGCTTGGACCAGCTCTTGGCACTTTTGTCAGCCTTCTCATGGTTGTCATCTTGGTAGTGGCCTGTATCATTCATGTGGACTGTTAGATCAACCAGCGTGTCATAAGATGCACTACAGCTTTTGCAATGAAACTTGCTTGCACCACTAAAGATGGACCCATACACCCTAGCATTTTGTCGGTAGAGCTGAACAGTGCTAAAAAGATTGCTTTCCCTTTGTGGGTGAAGA is a window of Ictalurus punctatus breed USDA103 chromosome 4, Coco_2.0, whole genome shotgun sequence DNA encoding:
- the tshz3a gene encoding teashirt homolog 3, coding for MARRKQRAPKRAPAYDSEDVEEPARQNENFEKEDSRTREKPVGNSDFRKAYVFQKSEDEHCSTAAEFSETHSELHINESNEPMSDVESSSINIKDKPMKDCLNEGSEKSVCGSDSLEQIKAIYNGFLPNSFWSSESLNPSQSCTEKRSETCSSSSSPGGNCYDWHQSAVAKTLQQVSEKHLHPQRESNLFSTVQLYRQNARVYGSIFSGASKFHCKSCSASYDTLVDLTVHMNDTGHYQDDNHEKADKSAKSWSKPRKRSLMELEGKEDAQKVLRCMYCGHSFESLQDLSVHMIKTKHYQKVPLKEPGTSIAAAKVISSFRKKVPVELDITKLNTTDQKVSSKGSPVNVSLPKVSDVNKESLMDRKGVSNTMQIKSQILRCMECGQSFESFQQLSAHIMLTGHFVKASQSLQKMDTCISEQISLPGKIKMKKEKTPIEKQSSSTSSPNGTTESPHTTTPLKKSELERKTFLKEKHGKEPGNDNNAEERYSISSKYDYLTEEDLLESPKMNLDILKSLENTVTTAINKAQKGTPSWGGYQSIHAAYQLQNNTKPSLYNSCIQQLVHGVEVPCLDKSEIFPIPQHSAPSPKVKLHAMEELVKNVTQNIAEETRKDKDEQVSLARYFITSSNTSADRKSASNSPTVEGHETLKNKDNEITGSENNASERDSKKCNESFTTSLAFCDDSAVITVHPEPKQPFVSPLNALQSVMNLHLGKAANPVKPVEDPMSMLLKMSNSMAERAAVASSPISTSKPEPLHPDVYQIDKDQPIDLSKGKRNQCLVTASLPGKVLNSLPAMTKTDLTDTIKCTPVSPVHESALSDISDMLRNLSDTHVLKSQTPSHKSERSGIEDSHMPNTGDDASMVHKCKGRQSHWNPQHLLILQAQFTSSLRKTADGKYVISDLSPQERMVISQVTGLSMTTISHWLANVKYQLRRTGRTKFLKNVDSGHPVFFCSECATQIQTRSTYICHIESHLGFKLQDLAKFSCKNPNKTIAKHSKNMLDKTVLSFL